The following proteins are co-located in the Candidatus Binataceae bacterium genome:
- a CDS encoding NAD(P)/FAD-dependent oxidoreductase, producing the protein MPLSVPSGETVIVGAGPSGLTAAYELCKARAAVTVLEADPEKVGGLSRTVEYKGFRFDIGGHRFFSKNSLVEEIWTDILGERMLERDRLSRIYYRGVLFKYPLEVLDVLRKLGPLESAACVLSYVRSHFSSAKDVRTFEDWVTRAFGRRLYEIFFKTYTEKVWGIPCSSISADWAAQRIRGLSIPALFKAAIRWPGSKDAPIIKTLIDRFRYPARGPGEMWETMASRITAMGAKIKMGERATVIERDNRRVIRIVTEDPQGNRYSYSGDHFISTMPIRALIEAFQPAVPHEILQAARGLSYRDFITVALVLNRPELFPDQWIYIHDPQVKVGRIQNFKNWSPAMVSDSRYSVLGLEYFCFDSDQMWRAPDAELIAMAKRELALTGLADESSVVDAAVVREVAAYPIYDHDYRGHVASIRRFLELEAPNLQLAGRNGMHKYNNQDHAMMTGIMAARNLMGANYDQWRVNADALYLEDDNEPGDGSRLIPMSVAADEIPPPGDS; encoded by the coding sequence ATGCCACTTAGTGTGCCTTCGGGTGAAACCGTCATTGTCGGCGCCGGTCCCAGCGGCCTCACCGCCGCCTACGAGCTGTGCAAAGCGCGCGCTGCCGTTACGGTGCTGGAAGCGGACCCGGAAAAAGTTGGCGGACTGTCACGTACCGTCGAATACAAGGGTTTCCGTTTCGATATCGGCGGCCATCGCTTTTTCTCCAAGAACTCGCTGGTCGAGGAAATCTGGACCGATATCCTTGGAGAACGAATGCTCGAGCGCGACCGCTTGTCGCGAATCTACTATCGCGGGGTGCTTTTCAAATATCCACTCGAAGTGCTGGACGTGTTGCGCAAATTGGGCCCGCTCGAATCAGCCGCCTGTGTTCTCAGCTACGTCCGGTCGCACTTTTCTTCCGCGAAAGATGTCAGAACCTTCGAAGATTGGGTAACTCGCGCATTCGGCAGGCGATTATATGAAATCTTCTTCAAAACCTATACTGAGAAAGTTTGGGGCATCCCATGCTCGTCGATCAGCGCGGACTGGGCGGCCCAGCGGATTCGCGGTCTGTCGATTCCGGCCTTGTTTAAAGCCGCAATACGATGGCCGGGCAGCAAAGACGCACCCATAATCAAAACTCTAATCGATCGTTTTCGGTATCCCGCACGCGGACCCGGCGAGATGTGGGAAACAATGGCGTCACGGATAACCGCCATGGGCGCGAAGATCAAAATGGGGGAGCGCGCAACCGTGATTGAACGCGACAACCGGCGGGTTATTCGAATCGTGACCGAAGATCCGCAGGGCAATCGCTATAGCTACTCCGGCGATCACTTCATCTCGACGATGCCGATCCGCGCCCTGATCGAAGCGTTCCAACCCGCGGTGCCGCATGAGATATTGCAGGCCGCGCGCGGATTGAGCTACCGCGATTTTATCACCGTCGCACTTGTTCTGAATCGCCCCGAACTATTTCCCGATCAATGGATCTATATCCACGATCCCCAGGTAAAGGTCGGTAGAATTCAGAACTTCAAGAATTGGAGCCCGGCGATGGTCAGCGATTCCCGCTATTCCGTGCTGGGACTCGAATACTTCTGCTTCGATTCCGATCAGATGTGGCGAGCGCCGGACGCCGAGCTGATCGCAATGGCAAAGCGTGAGTTGGCCTTAACCGGGCTCGCGGATGAATCATCAGTCGTGGACGCCGCGGTCGTACGCGAAGTCGCCGCGTATCCTATTTATGATCACGACTATCGCGGGCATGTAGCATCGATTCGAAGGTTCCTCGAACTTGAAGCTCCGAATCTTCAACTTGCGGGCCGCAATGGAATGCACAAGTACAATAACCAGGACCACGCGATGATGACCGGGATCATGGCGGCGCGTAATCTCATGGGTGCGAACTACGATCAATGGCGCGTGAATGCCGACGCGCTCTATCTCGAAGATGATAATGAACCTGGCGATGGCTCCAGGCTAATCCCCATGAGCGTCGCGGCAGACGAAATTCCACCGCCCGGAGACTCCTGA
- a CDS encoding glycosyltransferase family 4 protein: MKILWICGSSIVGGAERVCIQILELLSKSSHSIAALLRRESPVVEEIQNFAHPIYHASLKGSLDIGSFVAITRSVRAFRPDVILVTTPDEWVWAALVPRGIIKVPLVFTRQMTLRLSAGVRWLADQRATAVIAGSEAIRMALLGRAGVRAQLIHVVHNPVRLRVCDKVPDAEERIVNREALGLGRDGRWIGFFGGNDPQKGIGDLLDAARRVRSTGTDLRLLICGRIDLRKSKTVPDWLLEFGLSELAHYHPNVPDVAAAMRSVEAVIVATRSSLGEGLPLTALEALACGTPVIGYATPGLVEALGDVGIVAKPDDSADLARAIAALLSDARQASEIGAAGLIRARDNFDPMRAALEYERILAAAVESASH; this comes from the coding sequence ATGAAGATTCTCTGGATATGCGGCTCGTCGATCGTTGGCGGTGCCGAGCGCGTCTGCATCCAGATTCTCGAGTTGTTGAGCAAGAGCTCGCATTCGATAGCAGCTTTATTGCGCCGCGAAAGCCCGGTCGTAGAGGAAATCCAAAATTTTGCGCATCCGATTTACCATGCGTCGCTCAAGGGTTCGCTGGATATCGGTTCCTTTGTAGCGATCACTCGCAGTGTCCGCGCGTTCCGCCCCGACGTGATATTGGTGACCACGCCGGACGAATGGGTTTGGGCGGCCCTGGTTCCCCGCGGGATTATCAAGGTGCCCCTAGTCTTCACGCGCCAGATGACACTGCGTCTGTCGGCCGGCGTGCGATGGCTTGCCGATCAGCGCGCAACTGCGGTTATCGCGGGTAGCGAGGCTATCCGGATGGCTCTGCTCGGGCGGGCGGGAGTCCGCGCTCAACTGATTCATGTCGTCCACAATCCAGTGCGGCTGCGAGTATGCGACAAAGTTCCCGATGCTGAGGAACGGATCGTAAATCGGGAGGCACTTGGCCTTGGGCGAGATGGAAGATGGATCGGATTCTTCGGTGGCAACGATCCGCAGAAGGGAATCGGAGATCTGCTCGATGCAGCACGGCGCGTGCGGAGCACCGGCACCGATTTGAGACTTCTCATTTGCGGGCGAATCGACTTGCGTAAAAGCAAAACCGTACCCGACTGGCTATTGGAGTTCGGCCTCTCGGAACTTGCGCACTATCATCCGAACGTTCCCGACGTGGCAGCGGCAATGCGTTCCGTTGAGGCTGTGATCGTCGCGACGCGCAGCAGCCTCGGCGAGGGACTGCCGCTCACTGCGCTCGAGGCGCTGGCCTGCGGCACGCCGGTAATCGGGTATGCAACGCCCGGGCTGGTCGAGGCGCTCGGCGATGTCGGCATTGTTGCCAAACCCGACGATTCGGCCGACCTTGCCCGAGCGATCGCGGCGTTGCTATCGGACGCACGCCAAGCATCCGAGATCGGCGCGGCGGGATTGATCCGCGCGCGTGACAACTTCGATCCGATGCGCGCGGCACTTGAGTACGAACGCATCCTGGCTGCGGCTGTTGAATCGGCCAGCCACTAA
- a CDS encoding DUF2079 domain-containing protein, giving the protein MLYSSLLQRNFLGEHVSPILLLLTPVYGLFPSAKALLIAQSFALAASAIPIYWLAKEKLESRAALVLLVVYFFNQAILGAAFFDFHEIAFAVPLLAFGLYYCEHERDVPFVLTLLGAMLCKEEVALIVAAFGVYIWIRRGKSSLAVSLIAIGLLVFLIDYNVVLPYFRGRPGPYADRYSYLGVSIPGMLWNLIRHPIYVVAHIFTLAKLGYLCVLFGSVAFLPLLTPVHLIPILPTFLRILLSGLAPEFSLEFHYSALMTPFLFGASIYSIESLTKNLSVSVSYDQVNQKLSYWSKRFTLLHRQIPYVSLQDLLVTVVLVAGGAFGMNPLRYLKSPKPGTDIASFAEIRNRLPADASLAGDDTLVAHLAHRRNLSFLPIVNNADFVMMDLADDRYEYPLNREEHRRMALRLGLEQGYAAKSNEHGVLLMQRGGSQSAAEFAAIVAPIFFHYSGMAVQSRRCHRCAAGYGRIFFTRARPYPPGRYNVAITVEGESGSNPSMFDVHAIDHAKEHEDRFNESKSLLGEKLTLAARDSNESTFEFSFENPTWNEIKFRLLTPDGSDLKLKAVDVQPEQPTLRVLRELKDY; this is encoded by the coding sequence ATGCTGTACAGTTCGCTGCTTCAGCGAAATTTCCTGGGCGAGCATGTCTCGCCGATTCTCCTTCTGCTGACACCGGTTTACGGGCTCTTTCCAAGTGCAAAAGCCCTGCTCATCGCGCAATCGTTCGCGCTGGCGGCGTCGGCAATCCCAATATACTGGCTCGCGAAGGAGAAGCTCGAATCCCGTGCCGCGCTTGTTTTGCTGGTCGTTTACTTCTTCAACCAGGCGATTCTCGGGGCGGCATTCTTTGATTTTCATGAAATAGCATTTGCGGTTCCGCTGCTGGCATTTGGGCTTTACTATTGTGAGCATGAGCGCGATGTGCCTTTCGTGTTGACGCTGCTCGGGGCGATGCTCTGCAAAGAAGAAGTCGCACTTATTGTCGCCGCATTCGGTGTTTACATCTGGATCCGCCGCGGCAAGTCGTCTCTTGCTGTATCGTTGATTGCGATCGGCCTGCTGGTATTTCTCATTGACTACAACGTTGTCCTGCCCTACTTCAGAGGGCGGCCGGGACCCTATGCCGATCGCTACAGCTACCTGGGCGTGTCGATTCCGGGAATGCTCTGGAATCTGATCCGGCATCCAATCTATGTCGTCGCTCATATATTTACGCTGGCGAAGCTCGGCTACCTGTGCGTTCTGTTTGGCTCGGTGGCTTTCCTGCCGCTGCTCACACCCGTACATCTCATCCCGATATTACCGACCTTTCTGCGGATCCTTCTGAGCGGTCTCGCTCCCGAATTTTCGCTCGAATTCCATTATTCAGCCCTGATGACGCCGTTTCTCTTCGGCGCGTCGATCTACTCCATCGAGAGTCTAACCAAAAATCTTTCGGTCTCAGTCAGTTACGATCAAGTAAACCAGAAACTCTCATACTGGTCGAAAAGGTTTACGCTTCTGCATCGACAGATCCCTTATGTGAGTCTTCAGGATTTACTTGTGACGGTGGTTCTCGTCGCAGGTGGTGCGTTCGGAATGAACCCGCTCCGGTACCTGAAATCTCCAAAGCCGGGAACCGATATCGCATCGTTCGCGGAAATTCGAAACCGGTTGCCCGCCGACGCATCGCTAGCGGGCGATGACACGCTGGTGGCCCATCTGGCGCATCGCCGAAATCTCAGTTTTCTGCCGATCGTCAACAATGCTGATTTCGTCATGATGGACCTGGCTGACGACCGGTACGAATATCCGCTGAATCGCGAGGAACATCGGCGCATGGCTTTGCGACTGGGCCTCGAGCAGGGATACGCCGCCAAATCGAATGAGCATGGCGTGCTGCTGATGCAACGCGGAGGGTCTCAGTCGGCCGCCGAGTTTGCCGCTATCGTAGCGCCGATCTTTTTTCACTACTCGGGAATGGCCGTACAATCGCGACGTTGCCATCGATGCGCTGCCGGCTACGGAAGGATTTTCTTCACCCGGGCGCGTCCGTATCCTCCTGGCAGATACAATGTTGCGATAACCGTTGAAGGTGAATCGGGAAGCAACCCATCGATGTTTGACGTGCACGCGATTGACCATGCCAAGGAGCACGAAGATAGATTCAATGAATCAAAGTCGTTACTTGGAGAGAAACTTACTCTCGCTGCGCGCGATTCAAACGAGTCGACATTCGAATTTAGTTTTGAAAATCCGACATGGAATGAGATCAAGTTCCGGCTCCTGACTCCTGATGGGAGCGATCTCAAGTTAAAAGCAGTCGACGTGCAGCCGGAGCAGCCGACGCTGCGGGTACTGCGAGAGCTCAAAGACTATTAA
- a CDS encoding methyltransferase domain-containing protein translates to MHEEVLDFLGRVKKAMPEHFKRRRVLEIGSYIINGSPRAFFEGCEYVGCDWRPGPGVDVVGFAHELNFADSSFDVVVSTECLEHDVHWSLTLDTMYRVLKPGGLLMLTTAAFDRKPHELDCAVDSYYRNLQPDELLPRLTGVALYEENRLFQGIHVACVKPAARGFSAMLGRIGKR, encoded by the coding sequence ATGCATGAAGAGGTCCTGGATTTTCTAGGGCGCGTAAAAAAGGCGATGCCCGAGCACTTCAAGCGGCGCCGCGTCCTGGAGATCGGCAGCTATATCATCAATGGTTCACCGCGCGCGTTCTTTGAGGGCTGCGAATACGTGGGCTGCGACTGGCGGCCGGGTCCCGGTGTCGACGTGGTGGGATTTGCCCACGAGTTGAACTTCGCCGATTCGTCGTTCGATGTGGTGGTGTCGACTGAATGCCTAGAGCATGATGTCCACTGGTCGCTGACTCTCGATACGATGTACCGCGTTCTCAAACCTGGTGGCCTCCTGATGCTGACGACCGCCGCGTTCGACCGCAAGCCGCATGAACTGGACTGTGCGGTCGATAGTTATTATCGAAACTTGCAGCCGGACGAGCTTTTGCCGCGCCTGACAGGCGTCGCGCTATACGAGGAGAATCGTCTCTTTCAAGGAATACACGTAGCCTGCGTGAAACCTGCCGCGCGGGGTTTCTCGGCAATGCTTGGACGGATCGGCAAGCGTTGA
- the rfbB gene encoding dTDP-glucose 4,6-dehydratase, protein MDSMLICGGAGFIGSNFARLALARTNAEVIVLDKLTYAGSLLNLADCERNSRYQFVAGDIGDRSIVDNLLHERSPRWIINFAAETHVDRSIDGPRYFIENNALATCSLLESIRSYLSGSGRRDFRLLHISTDETYGSLGPSGRFDESAPYAPNSPYAASKAAADHFVRAYNHTYGVPAMIAHCSNNYGCYQYPEKLIPKTVLHAIEGRQIPVYGDGENVRDWLFVSDNCEALLAILTKGKIGEAYNVGGGNERRNIDVVMMICRILEECLPAGLNESLAAAGKRSYQDLCAFVEDRPGHDRRYALDCAKIERELGWRASTPLEDGLRRTIRWYLENRAWCDSVRARAAQ, encoded by the coding sequence ATGGACTCGATGCTCATATGCGGTGGCGCCGGGTTTATCGGCTCCAACTTCGCGCGCCTGGCACTTGCGCGCACGAACGCGGAAGTTATTGTTCTCGATAAACTCACATACGCCGGTTCGCTGCTTAACCTTGCCGACTGCGAGCGCAATTCACGATATCAGTTCGTGGCGGGAGACATTGGCGATCGCAGTATCGTCGATAACCTGCTGCACGAACGAAGCCCGCGGTGGATAATCAATTTTGCGGCTGAGACGCATGTCGATCGATCGATCGACGGGCCGCGCTACTTTATCGAGAATAACGCGCTCGCGACTTGTTCGCTGCTCGAATCGATACGGTCATATTTGAGCGGGTCCGGACGGCGCGATTTTCGCCTGCTGCATATTTCGACGGATGAAACCTATGGTTCGCTTGGACCATCGGGCCGCTTCGACGAATCGGCGCCGTATGCGCCCAATTCGCCGTATGCTGCTTCGAAGGCCGCGGCTGATCATTTTGTTCGGGCGTACAATCACACCTACGGTGTGCCGGCGATGATTGCGCATTGTTCGAACAATTACGGCTGCTATCAATATCCAGAAAAGCTGATTCCGAAGACGGTGCTTCATGCGATCGAAGGCCGCCAGATACCAGTATACGGAGACGGCGAAAACGTCCGCGACTGGTTATTCGTGAGCGATAATTGCGAGGCACTGCTCGCGATTCTGACCAAGGGCAAGATCGGTGAGGCCTACAATGTCGGAGGAGGCAACGAGCGCCGAAATATCGACGTAGTGATGATGATTTGCCGAATACTCGAAGAGTGCCTGCCCGCGGGTCTGAACGAGTCTTTGGCCGCGGCGGGAAAGCGCAGTTATCAAGATCTCTGCGCCTTCGTAGAGGATCGGCCGGGGCATGATCGTCGATACGCATTGGATTGCGCCAAGATCGAACGGGAATTGGGTTGGCGCGCATCCACCCCCCTCGAAGACGGCCTCAGAAGAACGATCCGCTGGTATCTCGAAAATCGAGCCTGGTGCGACTCGGTCAGGGCGCGCGCGGCGCAATAG